In Gopherus flavomarginatus isolate rGopFla2 chromosome 1, rGopFla2.mat.asm, whole genome shotgun sequence, a single genomic region encodes these proteins:
- the ECRG4 gene encoding augurin isoform X1, translating into MKGGIVSGMEAGYLNMVEELCCLPHQLPPVKMVLSACRGVLPLAALALLLLVCLAPDGSRGNKLKLMLQKRKALAPAKTEVSVKENTAKEFLSSLKRQKRQLWDRTQPDVQQWYQQFLYLGFDEAKFEDDVSYWTNLRRGGNEYYGGYYQNHFDEDAPIGPRNPHTFRHGANVNYDDY; encoded by the exons GTGGAAGAGCTGTGCTGCCTCCCTCACCAGCTGCCACCTGTCAAGATGGTGCTATCGGCCTGCCGGGGGGTGCTGCCCCTGGCTGCCCTAGCACTGCTCCTGCTCGTCTGCTTGGCTCCCG ATGGTTCAAGAGGGAATAAACTTAAGCTGATGCTTCAAAAACGCAAAG CTCTGGCACCAGCTAAAACAGAGGTGTCAGTGAAAGAAAACACGGCCAAGGAGTTCTTAAGCAGCCTGAAACGCCAGAAGCGCCAACTGTGGGACAGGACTCAACCCGATGTGCAGCAGTGGTATCAGCAATTCCTCTACTTGGGGTTTGATGAAGCT AAATTTGAAGATGACGTCTCCTACTGGACAAACCTGCGACGTGGTGGCAATGAATATTATGGAGGCTACTACCAGAACCATTTTGATGAAGATGCACCTATTGGGCCCCGAAACCCACACACCTTCAGGCATGGAGCAAATGTCAACTATGATGATTATTAA
- the ECRG4 gene encoding augurin isoform X2, whose translation MVLSACRGVLPLAALALLLLVCLAPDGSRGNKLKLMLQKRKALAPAKTEVSVKENTAKEFLSSLKRQKRQLWDRTQPDVQQWYQQFLYLGFDEAKFEDDVSYWTNLRRGGNEYYGGYYQNHFDEDAPIGPRNPHTFRHGANVNYDDY comes from the exons ATGGTGCTATCGGCCTGCCGGGGGGTGCTGCCCCTGGCTGCCCTAGCACTGCTCCTGCTCGTCTGCTTGGCTCCCG ATGGTTCAAGAGGGAATAAACTTAAGCTGATGCTTCAAAAACGCAAAG CTCTGGCACCAGCTAAAACAGAGGTGTCAGTGAAAGAAAACACGGCCAAGGAGTTCTTAAGCAGCCTGAAACGCCAGAAGCGCCAACTGTGGGACAGGACTCAACCCGATGTGCAGCAGTGGTATCAGCAATTCCTCTACTTGGGGTTTGATGAAGCT AAATTTGAAGATGACGTCTCCTACTGGACAAACCTGCGACGTGGTGGCAATGAATATTATGGAGGCTACTACCAGAACCATTTTGATGAAGATGCACCTATTGGGCCCCGAAACCCACACACCTTCAGGCATGGAGCAAATGTCAACTATGATGATTATTAA